In Acanthopagrus latus isolate v.2019 chromosome 6, fAcaLat1.1, whole genome shotgun sequence, the genomic window TGAAAGGGGTAAAAGCTGAATTTTCACCTTCttgtttgtctattttttttaatcctcttcACCGCCCCCTGACTCCTCAAAGCCCTGAAAAAAGACTTCAAATTGATTATacactttatgtttttatatctttttatttacagtcaatCTTCAGTCTCTCCTTACAAGACAAAGTGGTACCAGACAGAACAGTTTGATATTTATCTGCAGTAATGTGTGACGTCTGTATCAACAGAAGTAAATGTTAAGTGAcaacacttaataataataaccattttaaatgtcacatttatagttaattaaacttaaagttatttcacttttaaacaattaaatgcttttaaatgcCAGTTGTTCAGAAGCTAGTAATGTTTATCATAATTtgtaaatggtttataaataCTGTGTAATTCAATGACCATTGAATTGACTGAATGACTGTTATAAGGTTGCAACTAATGTTTGTAAACCTTTGATTAATACATGGTTTATAATGTATTGTTAATATGTATTTGTTAATATGTATTTGTTCATGAACactgaaataactattaacttaagtttaattaactataaatttaccatttatgaATTAAGGTTATtataaaataaatctgatttaatcaaaagaaaaaacaaaagtcacttataaatatatttacatgtatgcatgtatatactgtatactatgggtTTACTtattatcagatctgatactTTGCATTTTTCTGAGTGTCAGAATCAAGtctaatgatttatttttggctctggtgcagcaCGAATCTGCAAAGTAAGAACTATTCAAATATAGTGACATTGTAGTGATATAAGTAAATACTCAtgtaaagtacctcaaatgATTTTACTTAAATATTGTACTTGAGTGAGTATATTACACGGTACCATCTTATGGCGACAGTATCTACCCTTCCCTGCACACATGTCTctgcatattgacattttgtagccagtcattttcttttattcacagCCTAACTCATCAGGctattttcttttgaaattgaaatttcaACCACAACATGGCCAGGAGTTGGAGTGGGAAGCTTTTCCACTGAATAAGTGATGCACTGTTTCCAGTAAGAGCTTTCCATatgatgaaaagagagaaagccCACTGCACAGCACGTCCATTCATCAGCGTCAACGATGGTTGTAAGGTGACTTATTGAATGGAAATCTGCAGCTGCCTGGAATAGACTGatctaataataatataataattccACATGACAAAGACATGACTTTTAATGTATTGGTTTTATTCGAATAATGTTAGAATGCCACCGTTATATTCACTACATAGTTTAAACATTtctaataattattattattattaaaataataatgataataattatctATCACATCCCAAAGGCCACATTAAAGTTACAATAGAAATTGCAACTGATCTCTAAACACTCTAAAAATAATAGTGTGTGGTTAAAGTAGATTATGTATTCTTTCACTTTGTGGTTGGTGAAGACTTGATGGTGGCTGAACTCCTCTGGTTCAGGCTCCACTCAGACAGTATTTCGCCCCCCAAACAACATCCCTGCTCCAACTGAGCTCTCAGTATGAAAacaactcacacacatacagcagaaCATTTTACTTGTTTATGACAATGTGCCTTAAAAACAAGTATAAATCAAACTGCGTCTACTTTACATAGCTTGTGAGACAGTGAATTATTAAAGCTGAACATGAAAAGTGCTTACTTCTCTTTTTGGCTCAATAAGAGATAAAAACAGTAACAGTGCAGAGGAAACTGaattttgcctcttttttttcctttttttttttttttttacagatgactctttaaacacacactggtggATGGTGGGTTCACAGTAGTATGAAAGACCTGAGCCCTTTATTGGTGATCCAGTCTGATCTGAAttgtttccttcttttgtttatgACTCTAGAACTGGTGAAACATGGTTTTGCTGTGATAATCTTTTTATATACTTTAAATCCTTTCTTTTGTCATCTGTGTGTAACAGGTGGAATAAAACTTTtacaggtgaaaaaaataaatctgtgcaAACAGGTAAAAAAGCTACTTGTCTTTCGTCtctgaaaatggatgaaaaaaattttttttgGCAGGTGTAAGTTGTTTTTGGTCAGGATCGTTTGTCAAAGTGATTGTCGTAACACTCAATTCAGCAACAAGAGGCTGAAGTGCATCTCTACCTCATATTCCAAAGAggattaaaaacaagttttcttCAAGATAAATATTAATTCCTCCATGCACTCTAAACACAATGTACTTTGAGTGCTAGTAAGTTATGTAACATTACTGCCATGTTTCTTTTGGCTATAAATAGATTTTCAATGGCGATGTTGCTATCTGTAGAGTACATCCTGCCCAGTTGGTACTACACGTGTTCATGAGGGTCATAACTTCAAGCTGAGTTTGTCAGGAGTACAAACAGTGTCGCTAGAAGTAGTGCTTTAATCCCGGCCTCCTCCCAAGATCTGTAGCAGGAAGCTGAACAGGTAGATGATGTCCAGGTAGAGGCTCAGGGTGGCAAAAACATATTCCTCTGGACTTATACTGTAGCGCTTGTTCCCCAACAGCAACTGAGTGTCAAATGCCAAGAACTGGGTCGGAAAGAGAGACATGAGGAGAGACCAAGGAGAGCAcatgagtaaaagaaaaaaaacaaaaaaaaaacaaccttcgGCTGAGAAATAGTGatgtttccaaaatgtttgaTTCTCACCAGAGTAAAGAGGATGGATGCTCCCACAGCATAGAGAGCATGTAACCAGGGGACCTGTagtgtgagggggaaaaaaaacaacaacgttACAAAACACAGTTAAGAAGGATAGCAGCATGCTAATTGAAGAAAGACAGCGCAGGGCTTTGCTCGATTATCTGGGAGGCTAATCCCTTCTCACACACCCAAATATACAGCCGACAGCACCTGAGGCTTTAACCTGCAACTGTTGTTTAACTCATCATTAATCTCAGCTATTTTGGACTCTTCCTAGTAAGGTGTGTTTGAGCAGAtggcggggggcggggggtgaACTTACATATCCGAAAGGGACAACGATGGAGAGAGTGATGGCACAGAGAAGCATGACcatgcacagagaaaacaggacACCCTGACAGGACGTGACGTCAATCTGCGACAGGAGGGGAAGACGTTTtgatcaaattaattaaacCAAAGGCGTATGTTTAATTTGGTGGTTTGAAAGCGGATGAGGCGGCTCATCTCACCTTGCTCTGGAAGCTGAAGATGGTGACGGAGAGACACACCAGAGCCGTGATTCCCAAGCACAGGACCACTGATTTGGTGTTGTAAAAGCTGGGGCGAAGAGAAGGCAGTCTTTTACTCCTAATGCTCACATTACTTGAAATCAGTGTGTCAACCAGAATGACTGCATTACAGTGTATATTTACCTTGACACAAATCCCATCATGAAGGCCATGCTCAACGTCTGAGGGGGAAAAGTAGAGAAATGTTACCACAGTGATGCTCGATGTGTGAGAGCAGGTTGCATTTTACTGTATTGTGCGTCATGTCGTCACGGTGAAGAGTACTCACAAAGAGGACCAACAGAATGATGTTCCAAGGAAACTGCCTCCTGGTgacgtttaaaaaaaagggaaattccACTTCATCAACAAATGTATATCTACACAGCACCATGAAtgtgatttaaaggagacatattatgagAATATTCAGGTTCCTGCCCTGTTACTGTCCAGTGTTGCACcaatgttttcctcctctgtctgaaacgctctgttttagctcctgtctctttaaggccctccctCCCGAATACCCaatcagctctgattggtcagctcacacatgcctgacccagcaccgctaacaacaactgaacagctttgctaaatcaattcttggGTGCCAAACTAGCCATTAGGCACaagttatgcaaatgtgtgactccGTGACACGTGTCAttgaattaaaggcgggactattggcaaggtgtttcaggagcagagtTCTCTGCtgggaaagaggagcttctATTGGTtgcggactttgacctttttgacTTTGAGgaacttttacatgcacagaaacaaatacaaaaatctgaaggacaggggggaaaaaagattgTAAGTCTCCTTTAATGATTAATTGCGTTGAGTGCAAAGAAGGGTTACCTCAGGTCTCCACAGCAGGACAGCGCGATGTAGGTGGCAAAGAACATGaggctgtcaaaaaaaaaaaaaaaaaaaaaaagaggaaaatgatgaGACAAAACTTGATGAATAACAGAAAAGGGTGATATGATGTGTTATGATGTGTTTCCACTTACTAAGATGCCATGTACAGGCCTGGATGAGTCTGAATAAAAAACCTCACAGGTGCACTGTGGAGACAGAAATGAGATGGATTTGATTCGTGCTTTAATCTGAGTGGTTACAGAGCGATGCAGACGAGCGCGAGAGCAGTTACCAAAATGAGAAGAGGGCCACAATGCCGACTGTCACGAGCAGCTGAACCATGAGGATGGCGTAGACCTGTGGGGGGACACACACTGGGTCAGAGCTAGATGGTCTCAGGATGTTTTTGTAAGGGTGTCACTTGTTTCTCATTTCACATGCGTACCTTCCTGATGAAGGTCTGCCTGATGGTCTTGTCGTCCCAGGCGAACTGGGCCTCCATGTCGCCATAggctgtggagagaggagacaggaggacaaTGTTTAAACATGAACTAAGTGTGGTATTATTAAGATTGATCATTAGGATTACAATTTGCAAAGaagcatcataaaaaaaaatgtctatgtGATGTCAGTCTTGTTCTTTTTCACCTGTTAATCTGAATCAAACAGGCATATAGTGTTTGCTATTAGGGAATATGTCAGACCACAAGGAGATACTTTCTTACTTGCAGTCGCCTCCTGATAAGTGGGGGGCTCGTTGTCATCGGTCACCTGCTGGGATTGCATATTTGGTTAGTTGGGCCATTGCAAGGTGCAATCAGCTCCATTCAAAGCAAAGCTGCGCAGTCTTTcgataaaaacacatttactccCACACACATTAACCAGAACTGTCTTAATTTTATGTTCATCTGTTCTTTAGCTGTGCAGAGTCGATGACACATTCGATTTTAATGTTAACGCTGCCTGCAGACCAAGGTTGCTATGTTTAACTGAACCTAAACTGATAAAtggacttaaaaaaacacagaaacaaactgaaatgaatgaaatatatatgtatgcacTAAACGTCTTTAGTTTAAAGGTCCACTTTATAACACAGTTCATTTTTGGGTGTAATTAAGAACTCACTAAATACTGACACATTGAGATGatgacctacaatcccaaatCGTTAGTATTTGACGAGCTGAGaaaagagactcaaaaatcgGTTTCTTCACTAAGCAAATCTTTCAGTTCATTCAAAATGGCACTGAAACTGGGATGTCAACAGGGCTGTGTGTCAGCTGCTTTCAGGAAGAAATGTGTTCAAATAATAACTAAACTGAAACAAGTTAACACAATGCTGGAATCTTACtgaaattctttttaaaaaagaatagaaaTTTAAATAAACTATAAATCTTGAactaatgaaaatgacaaaactatAATGACGATGACGCCACAAACAGCATTCCATAATAAAACTGTCTACAGAGCAGCCTCCATGTTTGATTAGTTCAAAGGATTAGGATGGATGTGATGAGCCTCCATCTTTTTATAACCAGTACAGATAAAACTGTTGTTGAAGCACGGAGGAAAATGATGTTCATTAGTGAGCTCGgtcacacacattaaaaaacaaacaaacaaaaacatcaagtcTTTTATACTGATGTCATAATTTAGTTGATGAATGTGTCTTCCATCATGTTGTGATGAACAGAGATCAGAGACAGTCATAGCTCTACAATCCTAACTCAAATGCACAACCTTTTTGGAGAAAATTGTAATAGGTGTCTATTACAGTTTCTAAAACGAACAAGTTCATTAAATCACACTGAAATGTCATGATTCTTCATGGACCAATCACAATATGATATAGTACTCCATCTGTGTTGTTACTATGAGGCAGGAAAGTAAAAGACATACCTTTCCCTTCTTCATGATTTCCCCCTTTTTTGCACCTATGTGTTGCTGATGAGGTGGTGGACTACTCTGAAGTCGCAGGTGAAAGATGTACACTTGTAAGCAGTCCTCCCAATATATAAGAATCcagaaataaatccaaaatatgacaaatctcttgttgttgttgagggTCGTCTGGTCCAAAACACTGTGAGTTAACGCTGCTTGTAGACTAGTTGTTTGCTCTGAATTTGTCTCCAGTGTGCGGATTACACTGAAGCTTTATAGGCCTCCATGTGGTTAATCTCTCTCTAACCCTGATCCCGTGCCACCCCTATTCCCGGGCCTGATGAGGCCGCTCCAGCAAGGTCCGGGTCTTCCCAAAGCACTGAGACCAAACCGGACTGTACCACTCCTGCTGCTGAACAGGGGTGTCATTCATGTCTCTCTTCGCTGGCACAGACCCCATAACAGTGTTCCAGGACAGTTAATCATCCTGGAGTTTACCAGAAAGACTCAAAGGACTTATATGTCTGAATTACATATGCATTGCATAACTATTTTGTTCCACTTTTGGAGGGGCCTATTCAAACTGTATACAAATATTAgattcaaagaaaacaaagcactgCACATGTGAAGCTGGTAACATACAACAACATGATGACTGACaacattaatattcattattatCAAGAATGTTTATGTTGTAGgatctcagttttttttttgtttatactATACCATTCAATGTacactctgtctctgacttttTGAGTTCAAACAAAGATTACTGTGGACTATTTATATTTACCACCACGGTTTACCATGTCATTTAGTCATTGTCTTCTTTCTTTAGTAACACAACAGTGATCTGGTGAACTTTATGACATCATGCTTTTGTGTAAGACACTGGTTTAGTAACAGGCACACTTGACTAATGAGATTGACGTTAAGAACATTACTGAGCACACACAACTAATCTTCAAAAACTGTAGTAATGAGATTCACCAGAAAGCTCCCGCCTTTGAGCTACTACCAGAGACAACATCAACCAGGGCATAGAAagcaattaaaacaattaattgtGTTGATGTCATTTCCTATACCCTACCCTGCTTTAGCTTTAATAGGCTCCATATATGATGTAAGTTGTTTGGCTCAAATGTCATATTTGCTAATATTTCACATAAAACTAACACATGAAATTAGCAAATCTCATGGAATATCTAAATTAATGTGACAATTCATCACCAGCAATGacttttgctgttttataatcAGTAGATTTCTGAACCACACGCAGTTATCAGGTGTCAAGTTGTGTCAGCTAATGTTATGGTGGCAATGCAGTAACAATTAAAAGATTCaaagatgatgataataaaacaagGGTTACAGCTGGAAATCGTCCCTTCCATGATACCCTTCATTCCTTTTCCtattccttttcctttccttattTGCCTCTTCAATTCATGActttctttgtttccctctccATGTGCCATCTTACTatcctctttcctgtcatgtttctccTTTCCAGCATGATACAGGACTCTGAAGAAATGTCAATTTCACTATGAATTTTGCTTCAAAGTACGACTGTAGACAATGAATAGCGCTGATTTTATGGTTTTCCCTTCCATTGAAACTGGAGTGTGTAGAGTCTGAGTGATGAAGTGCTGCTACATAGGCCATGACATCGATGTTGATATAATATCTGATACAATGTGACTGAAAACCAGGAAaccagtgttttcatttgttcgTTCAGTCAGTGTAGAGAAATTGTAGAAGATACATAAAGATTGAGTCCGTTCAGTTTTCTTTAGAATTTTCAAATATTACACTGTGTTAAAACATGAGGTGGTTGTACTTTGTtagagtatttccattttacacAACATGATACTTCGACTCCGCTTCCATCCAAGAGTCAAATATAATACTTTACACTCAGCTACTTTTGTCTGAGAGCTTCAGGTGCTGGTTAGACTTTAGAGCACAGTTTTTCATACCACTGAGTAAAAAAACTAAACTCCACATTGAGTGATTTTGACCTTGAATGTTtatgggtatttttttttttatttttttatttttttttacattatctAGAAAATGTGTCGTCACCAAGCTGAAAATGTGGCT contains:
- the faim2b gene encoding fas apoptotic inhibitory molecule 2b isoform X1 produces the protein MKKGKQVTDDNEPPTYQEATATYGDMEAQFAWDDKTIRQTFIRKVYAILMVQLLVTVGIVALFSFCAPVRFFIQTHPGLYMASYLMFFATYIALSCCGDLRRQFPWNIILLVLFTLSMAFMMGFVSSFYNTKSVVLCLGITALVCLSVTIFSFQSKIDVTSCQGVLFSLCMVMLLCAITLSIVVPFGYVPWLHALYAVGASILFTLFLAFDTQLLLGNKRYSISPEEYVFATLSLYLDIIYLFSFLLQILGGGRD
- the faim2b gene encoding fas apoptotic inhibitory molecule 2b isoform X3; its protein translation is MKKGKQVTDDNEPPTYQEATATYGDMEAQFAWDDKTIRQTFIRKVYAILMVQLLVTVGIVALFSFWRQFPWNIILLVLFTLSMAFMMGFVSSFYNTKSVVLCLGITALVCLSVTIFSFQSKIDVTSCQGVLFSLCMVMLLCAITLSIVVPFGYVPWLHALYAVGASILFTLFLAFDTQLLLGNKRYSISPEEYVFATLSLYLDIIYLFSFLLQILGGGRD
- the faim2b gene encoding fas apoptotic inhibitory molecule 2b isoform X2, encoding MKKGKVTDDNEPPTYQEATATYGDMEAQFAWDDKTIRQTFIRKVYAILMVQLLVTVGIVALFSFCAPVRFFIQTHPGLYMASYLMFFATYIALSCCGDLRRQFPWNIILLVLFTLSMAFMMGFVSSFYNTKSVVLCLGITALVCLSVTIFSFQSKIDVTSCQGVLFSLCMVMLLCAITLSIVVPFGYVPWLHALYAVGASILFTLFLAFDTQLLLGNKRYSISPEEYVFATLSLYLDIIYLFSFLLQILGGGRD